The following are encoded together in the Salvia hispanica cultivar TCC Black 2014 chromosome 6, UniMelb_Shisp_WGS_1.0, whole genome shotgun sequence genome:
- the LOC125196951 gene encoding thioredoxin 1-like isoform X2: protein MAGVLETLIVPRASALPSASVRFPQLRGLKMLPTRSSANLRTNHKFAPPRTRIVCEAQDTAAVGVAAVTDPDWQSNVIESDLPVLVEFWAPWCGPCRMIHPVIDKLAKDYAGKLKCFKVNTDDCSSIATQYGIRSIPTVIIFKNGEKKEAVIGAVPESTLTTCIEKYL, encoded by the exons ATGGCCGGAGTTCTAGAAACCCTAATCGTACCACGCGCCTCCGCCCTCCCCTCCGCCTCCGTCCGATTTCCCCAGCTGAGGGGTCTCAAGATGCTCCCAACTCGCTCCTCCGCAAATCTGAGGACCAATCACAAATTTGCTCCACCTCGCACTAGAATCGTATGCGAGGCGCAAGACACAGCAGCTGTTGGAG TGGCTGCTGTTACTGATCCGGACTGGCAATCTAATGTGATCGAATCGGATTTGCCGGTTCTTGTTGAGTTCTGGGCACCATGGTGTGGGCCATGCCGAATGATCCACCCTGTCATCGACAAACTGGCCAAGGACTATGCTGGGAAGCTCAAATGCTTCAAGGTCAACACCGATGATTGCTCAAGCATTGCAACACAGTATGGGATCCGGAGTATTCCCACTGTCATAATCTTCAAGAACGGGGAGAAGAAAGAAGCAGTCATCGGTGCTGTTCCAGAATCGACGCTGACAACTTGCATAGAAAAATACTTGTAG
- the LOC125196951 gene encoding thioredoxin 1-like isoform X1 has protein sequence MAGVLETLIVPRASALPSASVRFPQLRGLKMLPTRSSANLRTNHKFAPPRTRIVCEAQDTAAVGATAVAAVTDPDWQSNVIESDLPVLVEFWAPWCGPCRMIHPVIDKLAKDYAGKLKCFKVNTDDCSSIATQYGIRSIPTVIIFKNGEKKEAVIGAVPESTLTTCIEKYL, from the exons ATGGCCGGAGTTCTAGAAACCCTAATCGTACCACGCGCCTCCGCCCTCCCCTCCGCCTCCGTCCGATTTCCCCAGCTGAGGGGTCTCAAGATGCTCCCAACTCGCTCCTCCGCAAATCTGAGGACCAATCACAAATTTGCTCCACCTCGCACTAGAATCGTATGCGAGGCGCAAGACACAGCAGCTGTTGGAG CAACTGCAGTGGCTGCTGTTACTGATCCGGACTGGCAATCTAATGTGATCGAATCGGATTTGCCGGTTCTTGTTGAGTTCTGGGCACCATGGTGTGGGCCATGCCGAATGATCCACCCTGTCATCGACAAACTGGCCAAGGACTATGCTGGGAAGCTCAAATGCTTCAAGGTCAACACCGATGATTGCTCAAGCATTGCAACACAGTATGGGATCCGGAGTATTCCCACTGTCATAATCTTCAAGAACGGGGAGAAGAAAGAAGCAGTCATCGGTGCTGTTCCAGAATCGACGCTGACAACTTGCATAGAAAAATACTTGTAG